One Leptospirales bacterium DNA segment encodes these proteins:
- a CDS encoding Smr/MutS family protein — translation MKRSARREIRLRKMSVEQARLLLESELNQAFLAGEEQVSVIHGVGEGHIKALVEQVVGECGFARLHQRDAQFYNPGVSLVDLFPPERGALRQYLRSR, via the coding sequence ATGAAACGCAGCGCGCGGCGAGAAATCCGACTTCGCAAGATGAGCGTTGAGCAGGCGCGACTGCTGCTGGAGAGCGAATTGAATCAAGCCTTTCTGGCCGGCGAAGAACAGGTCAGCGTCATTCACGGCGTAGGCGAGGGACACATCAAGGCGCTTGTAGAGCAGGTGGTTGGCGAGTGCGGCTTTGCCCGTCTGCACCAGCGCGATGCGCAATTCTACAATCCCGGCGTGAGCCTGGTCGATCTATTTCCGCCCGAACGCGGCGCTCTGCGTCAATACCTGCGCAGCCGCTGA
- a CDS encoding TIGR00730 family Rossman fold protein: MPDSDSTVPEGRRRTPRPIENDDFLQGPAARPLRILGEYIYPDRVLREEGVTDTVVFFGSARVAPPPELRQDQDLSGRDYSDAPPERINRYYMDARELARRITSWSMERAEAQGRRILVVTGGGPGIMEAANRGAGEAGGHSVGLNIELPHEQNANPYITPALSISFQYFFMRKYWFLYYARALIVFPGGFGTLDELFETLTLQQTRTIRNQIPVILFGRDFWRRLIDFEFLAESGLISAQDLCLFQIVDTVDEAMTLMNRILAELIEQ; this comes from the coding sequence ATGCCGGATTCCGATTCTACTGTTCCCGAAGGCCGTCGCCGGACGCCGCGCCCCATCGAAAATGACGATTTTCTGCAGGGTCCGGCGGCCCGTCCGCTGCGCATTCTGGGCGAATACATCTATCCCGATCGCGTCCTGCGCGAAGAGGGCGTGACCGATACCGTCGTTTTCTTTGGCTCAGCGCGGGTGGCGCCGCCGCCTGAATTGCGTCAGGATCAGGATCTTTCCGGACGCGATTACAGCGACGCGCCGCCAGAGCGGATCAACCGCTACTATATGGATGCGCGCGAACTGGCGCGGCGGATTACCAGCTGGTCGATGGAGCGCGCAGAGGCCCAGGGGCGTCGGATCCTGGTGGTAACCGGCGGCGGGCCTGGAATCATGGAGGCTGCCAATCGCGGCGCCGGCGAGGCCGGCGGTCATAGCGTCGGCCTGAATATCGAGCTGCCCCATGAGCAGAATGCCAACCCCTATATCACTCCGGCGTTGAGCATCAGCTTTCAGTACTTCTTCATGCGCAAGTACTGGTTCCTCTATTATGCGCGCGCTTTGATTGTATTCCCTGGCGGCTTCGGCACGCTGGATGAGCTTTTTGAAACGCTCACGCTGCAGCAGACGCGCACTATACGCAACCAGATCCCGGTAATCCTTTTTGGCCGCGATTTCTGGCGGCGTCTGATTGATTTCGAATTTCTGGCGGAGTCAGGCTTGATTTCAGCTCAGGATTTGTGCTTATTTCAGATAGTCGATACGGTCGATGAAGCAATGACGCTTATGAACCGGATACTGGCAGAGCTGATCGAGCAATGA
- a CDS encoding glycosyltransferase family 4 protein, protein MTSRSFTIAVDARPLAFPGNGNAVYLHRMLLALCELRPDYRWQLIAHRGLHALHADLFSRSNVELEIDQGLMTKSGPLWLQCRLPTLLQRSTADLYWGSLSLLPLLARRRITAPIVVNFHDLNAFRAPDTMVAWNRWQHRLLDGPSLRAADRVLCLSETTRQDIIHFFPRLDASKLSVVYPGCEPGLDIRPPLQLPRSLSSESFFLCVGTIEPRKNQSTILAAHRQLRAHGERTVPLLIVGRRGWGEHALQQQLESGALEKEDVFYLGNASDAELRWCYRHALALLQPSLHEGFGLPVIEALAQGCPALLSDIPIFREIAPTQSFAAATDPAQWAQKMIAILKESEGRGVRSAPIDLADWSWLQRAKTLATILDEELERATSP, encoded by the coding sequence ATGACGTCCAGATCTTTCACAATTGCGGTCGATGCTCGACCGCTGGCTTTCCCCGGAAACGGCAATGCCGTCTATTTGCACCGTATGTTGCTGGCGCTTTGCGAACTGCGGCCCGACTACCGCTGGCAACTGATTGCGCATCGCGGCCTGCACGCCTTGCACGCCGACCTCTTTTCGCGTTCCAACGTAGAGCTAGAGATCGATCAAGGCCTGATGACGAAGAGCGGCCCGCTCTGGCTGCAATGCCGGCTGCCGACGCTGCTACAGCGCTCCACGGCCGATCTCTACTGGGGTAGCTTGAGCCTGCTGCCGCTGCTTGCCCGGCGCCGCATTACCGCGCCGATCGTCGTGAATTTTCACGACCTCAACGCCTTCCGGGCCCCGGACACGATGGTTGCCTGGAATCGCTGGCAGCACCGTCTGCTGGATGGACCGTCGCTGCGCGCCGCGGACCGCGTGCTCTGTCTGTCGGAGACGACGCGCCAGGACATCATCCACTTTTTTCCGAGGCTCGATGCCAGCAAGCTCTCCGTAGTCTACCCCGGTTGCGAACCCGGCCTTGATATCCGGCCGCCGCTGCAACTTCCCCGCTCGCTCTCCAGCGAATCCTTTTTTCTCTGCGTCGGGACTATTGAACCGCGCAAGAATCAGAGCACAATTCTCGCCGCACATCGGCAGTTGCGTGCGCACGGGGAACGAACCGTTCCCTTATTGATCGTCGGGCGGCGAGGCTGGGGCGAACATGCCCTGCAACAGCAGCTTGAATCGGGCGCTCTGGAAAAGGAGGACGTCTTTTATCTGGGCAACGCCAGCGACGCCGAACTGCGCTGGTGTTACAGGCACGCGCTGGCCCTGCTTCAGCCCAGCCTGCACGAAGGATTTGGGCTGCCGGTGATTGAAGCCCTGGCCCAGGGATGTCCCGCGCTACTCTCTGATATTCCTATCTTTCGCGAAATCGCGCCAACGCAGAGCTTCGCCGCTGCAACCGACCCGGCCCAATGGGCGCAAAAGATGATAGCTATACTCAAAGAATCAGAAGGGCGCGGCGTACGATCCGCTCCGATTGACCTGGCAGATTGGTCCTGGCTGCAGCGTGCAAAGACTCTGGCCACAATTCTCGATGAGGAACTTGAGAGGGCAACGAGTCCGTAG
- a CDS encoding dicarboxylate/amino acid:cation symporter produces the protein MRRLGLTGQIVAALLLSAALGSAYQALQAGGWLGPDAIAWLKTWFFEGLLQIGGKIFIASLKLLVVPLVLVSLASGAASLGDLRSVGRLGLRTLILFTATTAIAIIIAILVAEAVAPGSGHNLRPPVAAPAPTPPSFKEVLINIFPDNPVRAMADGNMLQIIVFALLLGGAIAKSGEKGQAIQRGLLALNDVLLELVSMLVQLAPFGVFCLLLPVFADRGAAALGPLAAYFFTVLAALLLHASLTYSFALALLARLNPLDFFRKMRPVMLFAFSISSSNATLPLNMSVTEKRLGVSNSVASFVLPLGATINMDGTAIMQGVATVFIAQVYGIDLSVAQLATVVAMAVLASIGTAGVPGVGLITLTMVLAEVGLPVEGVALIIGVDRLLDMTRTAVNICGDAMTACIVARSVGALDLELYRDHSQQMLQPPAP, from the coding sequence ATGAGGCGTCTGGGACTCACCGGTCAGATTGTTGCGGCGCTCTTGCTCTCCGCGGCGCTGGGTTCCGCCTACCAGGCCTTGCAGGCCGGCGGCTGGCTGGGGCCGGATGCCATTGCGTGGCTGAAGACCTGGTTTTTTGAGGGCCTCCTGCAAATAGGCGGCAAGATCTTCATCGCCAGCCTCAAGCTGCTGGTCGTTCCGCTGGTGCTGGTCAGTCTGGCCAGCGGCGCCGCCTCGCTGGGCGATCTGCGCAGCGTTGGACGGCTTGGACTGCGGACGCTGATTCTATTCACGGCGACGACGGCCATCGCTATCATCATCGCCATTCTTGTGGCCGAGGCTGTGGCGCCAGGTTCCGGGCACAATCTGAGGCCGCCAGTTGCCGCGCCAGCGCCGACGCCGCCTTCGTTTAAGGAAGTTTTGATCAACATCTTCCCGGACAATCCGGTTCGAGCAATGGCCGACGGCAATATGCTGCAGATCATTGTCTTTGCGCTGCTTTTGGGCGGCGCCATTGCCAAGAGCGGCGAAAAGGGGCAGGCCATTCAGCGCGGTCTGCTGGCCTTGAATGATGTGTTGCTGGAATTGGTTTCGATGCTGGTGCAGCTGGCGCCCTTTGGCGTTTTCTGCCTGCTGCTGCCGGTCTTTGCCGATCGCGGCGCAGCGGCCCTGGGCCCGCTGGCCGCTTATTTTTTCACGGTGCTGGCGGCGCTGCTGCTCCATGCATCCCTGACCTACAGCTTCGCCCTGGCGCTGCTGGCGCGCTTGAATCCGCTGGACTTTTTTCGCAAGATGCGGCCGGTAATGCTCTTTGCCTTCAGCATCTCTTCCAGCAATGCTACGCTGCCGCTCAACATGAGCGTCACCGAGAAACGCCTCGGCGTCTCCAACAGCGTGGCCAGCTTTGTATTGCCGCTGGGCGCTACGATCAATATGGATGGCACGGCGATCATGCAGGGCGTGGCTACCGTATTTATTGCTCAGGTATACGGAATTGATCTGAGCGTGGCGCAACTGGCTACAGTTGTGGCCATGGCAGTGCTTGCCTCGATTGGCACGGCCGGCGTGCCGGGCGTTGGTTTGATTACGCTGACCATGGTGCTGGCGGAGGTCGGTCTGCCCGTCGAGGGCGTGGCCCTGATCATTGGCGTCGATCGTCTCCTCGATATGACGCGCACGGCCGTCAATATCTGCGGCGATGCAATGACTGCCTGCATCGTCGCTCGCAGTGTTGGCGCCCTGGATCTTGAACTCTACCGCGATCACAGTCAGCAGATGCTGCAGCCGCCAGCGCCATGA
- a CDS encoding nitronate monooxygenase, with product MKIETSITRMLGIDLPIIGAPMFLVSYPDLVVAVSEAGGIGCFPALNYRNVDDLRRGLDEIRSRTSRPIGVNIILHKPHNPNWPEQLKVCLEKKVDLLIFSLGAARSAVNEAKAAGAKVFYDVTTLKHARIVQKAGADALIAVAQGAGGHAGAITPFSLIPYLIKETGLPVIAAGAISTGQQMAAALALGASAVYVGTRLIATPESKAQDGYKQMLIDSAPEEIVYTETISGIPANWLKKSVERMDPKQGAPAALAGDGDEYKRWRDIWSAGHGVAQIDQVAPAGEVVRGMAAEYLKILQTLPR from the coding sequence GTGAAAATAGAAACAAGCATAACCAGAATGCTGGGCATCGACCTGCCGATTATCGGCGCGCCAATGTTTCTGGTCTCCTATCCGGATCTGGTAGTTGCCGTCAGCGAGGCCGGCGGCATCGGCTGCTTTCCGGCATTGAATTACCGCAATGTCGATGATTTGCGTCGCGGCCTGGATGAGATTCGCAGTCGCACCTCGCGTCCGATCGGCGTAAATATCATACTGCATAAGCCGCACAATCCAAACTGGCCGGAGCAGCTAAAGGTCTGCCTGGAGAAGAAAGTCGACCTGCTTATTTTTAGCCTCGGCGCCGCGCGCAGCGCCGTGAACGAGGCCAAAGCGGCAGGCGCAAAAGTCTTTTACGATGTTACGACCTTGAAGCATGCTCGTATTGTTCAGAAGGCGGGCGCCGACGCTCTGATTGCCGTAGCCCAGGGGGCCGGCGGCCATGCCGGGGCCATTACGCCCTTCAGTTTGATTCCTTATCTGATCAAGGAGACCGGACTGCCGGTGATCGCCGCCGGCGCCATCAGCACCGGCCAGCAGATGGCTGCAGCGCTGGCGCTGGGCGCCTCAGCCGTCTACGTGGGCACGCGGCTGATTGCTACGCCTGAATCGAAGGCGCAGGACGGCTACAAGCAGATGCTGATCGATTCAGCGCCGGAGGAGATTGTTTATACGGAGACCATCAGCGGCATTCCCGCCAACTGGCTGAAAAAGAGCGTGGAACGGATGGATCCCAAACAGGGAGCGCCGGCGGCCCTGGCCGGCGACGGCGATGAATACAAGCGCTGGCGCGACATCTGGTCGGCCGGCCACGGCGTGGCTCAAATCGATCAGGTTGCGCCGGCCGGCGAAGTGGTGCGCGGCATGGCGGCCGAGTACCTGAAGATACTGCAGACGCTGCCGCGCTGA
- a CDS encoding MBOAT family protein, translating to MSFTSLHFAGFFIVSILLGHLLKNRAQKIFLLLASYYFYGAFEPTYLFLILLSTAVDYVLALGIQAGYDIQKGGGRRSWERALARVSPRLWIVASMILNLSLLGYFKYTNFGIEVLNDLSPYGGTLLSWPTINVLLPIGISFYTFQSMSYTIDVYRQQLQARRSFVDFALYVAFFPQLVAGPIVRATTFFHDLDRKRSVGHEDMIVGLTRIVVGFFRKLVLADNLGLMVNEGFARYQSLSVLDLWIVGFGFGWQIYFDFAGYTDIARGVARLFGYEFEINFLYPMAARNIREHWQRWHLSLTTWIRDYLYIPLGGSRVSPARQNANIMIAWFLTGAWHGAAYHYIAWGISQGLSLLIHRQWSRTRLREWLHQHGGLSYSIAARVFLMFTLWFAFVLFRAPTLTDAMIFIGRGFSIYHLPELLKSLANLGGESGAWSLALSGPANWAWPTGIYTRYLQLLGFLYIYEYVFDRLQLEYFWKEGNRGKLILTLCAMILATIVFAPPESPNFIYFQF from the coding sequence ATGAGTTTTACCTCGCTGCACTTTGCGGGTTTCTTCATCGTCAGCATCTTGCTTGGCCACTTGCTGAAGAACCGCGCTCAAAAGATCTTTCTGCTGCTGGCCTCCTACTATTTCTACGGCGCTTTCGAACCGACCTACCTGTTTCTGATTTTGCTCTCCACGGCAGTGGACTACGTTCTGGCGCTGGGGATTCAGGCCGGCTACGACATTCAAAAGGGCGGCGGGCGCCGTTCCTGGGAACGCGCCTTAGCGCGCGTCAGTCCGCGATTGTGGATCGTTGCATCCATGATCCTCAACTTGAGCTTACTTGGATACTTCAAGTACACCAATTTTGGCATCGAAGTACTCAACGATCTGTCGCCCTACGGCGGGACGTTGCTTTCCTGGCCGACAATCAATGTGCTGCTGCCAATCGGAATTTCCTTCTACACATTCCAATCGATGTCCTATACAATTGATGTCTACCGGCAGCAATTGCAGGCTCGGCGCAGCTTCGTTGACTTTGCGCTTTACGTAGCTTTTTTTCCGCAGTTGGTAGCTGGACCAATCGTTCGTGCAACGACCTTTTTTCACGATCTGGATCGAAAGCGCAGCGTAGGCCACGAGGACATGATCGTCGGCCTTACGCGCATTGTGGTCGGCTTCTTCCGCAAGCTGGTGCTGGCAGACAATTTGGGCTTGATGGTCAACGAGGGCTTTGCTCGCTACCAGAGCCTGAGCGTTCTGGATCTCTGGATTGTCGGCTTTGGCTTTGGCTGGCAGATCTATTTTGACTTTGCCGGCTACACCGATATCGCCCGCGGGGTGGCGCGACTTTTCGGATACGAATTTGAAATCAACTTTCTCTATCCGATGGCGGCGCGCAACATTCGCGAACACTGGCAACGCTGGCACCTCTCTCTGACCACCTGGATTCGGGATTATCTTTACATCCCGCTGGGAGGCTCGCGAGTCAGCCCGGCTCGACAGAATGCCAACATCATGATCGCCTGGTTCTTGACCGGGGCGTGGCACGGGGCCGCTTATCACTACATTGCCTGGGGCATTTCGCAGGGCCTGAGCCTGCTGATTCACCGCCAGTGGTCGCGCACGCGACTGCGCGAATGGCTGCACCAGCACGGCGGCCTGTCCTACAGCATCGCCGCGCGAGTGTTCCTGATGTTTACCCTGTGGTTCGCCTTTGTACTGTTTCGCGCGCCAACTCTGACCGATGCAATGATCTTCATTGGCCGCGGCTTCAGCATCTATCACCTCCCTGAGCTCCTGAAATCTCTAGCAAATCTGGGCGGCGAGAGCGGCGCGTGGTCGCTGGCTCTCTCTGGGCCGGCCAACTGGGCGTGGCCGACAGGCATCTACACGCGCTATCTGCAGCTGCTGGGATTCCTTTACATTTACGAATATGTATTTGATCGATTGCAGCTGGAGTATTTCTGGAAGGAAGGCAACCGCGGGAAACTGATCCTGACGCTCTGTGCGATGATACTGGCAACCATAGTCTTTGCGCCGCCAGAATCGCCAAATTTCATCTACTTCCAGTTCTGA
- a CDS encoding ATP-binding protein has translation MSDSSLSNLETHIDQLRREIRDLQSELEAVRLSPFIQSSIASMCYQVVINREEVVQKELHNRIDEKLGTMFEIKNQAKRFAHLLGVDEDNVRLMVTEALQNLIEHGYGRFAEVRFEIKNDLLNPYLICTFKHEMPAGERYTMTDINRNALKADITSEYFDFESSRGRGEFIMKQLTDERRIINGIEMNREGRKSHYFKRILINYKDPNGPKERINFAEIKDEIDRLDYEDVICCFHVDFQQERPNLVTIACVRHNLPKVAELLRQSGYEMIEQEPYFRTVFASFRVPETADREQLIQLFAQVKQIVYQERDARNPETADFQSL, from the coding sequence ATGTCGGATAGTAGTTTAAGCAATCTGGAAACGCACATCGACCAGTTGCGACGCGAGATACGCGATCTGCAATCCGAGCTGGAGGCCGTTCGTCTCTCGCCTTTCATCCAATCAAGCATTGCCAGCATGTGCTATCAGGTGGTCATCAATCGCGAGGAAGTGGTGCAGAAAGAACTGCACAATCGCATTGATGAAAAGCTTGGGACGATGTTCGAAATCAAGAATCAGGCCAAACGTTTCGCGCATCTGCTGGGAGTCGACGAGGACAACGTTCGCCTGATGGTAACGGAAGCGCTGCAGAATCTGATCGAGCATGGCTACGGTCGCTTTGCCGAGGTTCGCTTTGAAATCAAGAACGACCTGCTGAACCCCTATCTGATTTGCACCTTCAAGCATGAGATGCCGGCAGGCGAGCGCTATACGATGACCGACATCAATCGCAATGCGCTGAAAGCTGATATTACTTCGGAGTATTTCGATTTCGAAAGCTCGCGCGGACGCGGCGAGTTTATTATGAAACAGCTGACGGATGAGCGACGGATCATCAACGGCATTGAGATGAATCGCGAGGGTCGCAAGTCGCACTACTTCAAGCGCATCCTGATCAACTACAAGGACCCCAACGGTCCCAAGGAGCGCATCAACTTTGCCGAAATCAAAGATGAGATCGACCGATTGGACTATGAGGATGTCATCTGCTGCTTTCACGTAGATTTTCAGCAAGAGCGCCCCAATCTGGTAACCATCGCCTGCGTCCGGCACAATCTGCCCAAAGTCGCCGAGCTTTTGCGCCAGAGCGGGTATGAAATGATCGAGCAGGAACCCTATTTTCGCACGGTCTTTGCCAGCTTTCGCGTGCCGGAGACGGCGGATCGCGAACAATTGATCCAGCTATTTGCCCAGGTGAAGCAGATTGTCTATCAGGAACGCGACGCACGCAATCCGGAGACGGCAGATTTTCAATCGCTTTGA
- a CDS encoding PilZ domain-containing protein has translation MIEENDAERRRVQRRSGELFRRYLVRLELDDLVLEGRALNISEGGLGVLIPAQAAAPVIGRSLRGSVSARGLPLLHFEGVLQHLEPWQLDPRLASAGIRFQGSYDIPVELIAAALDQEHKEERT, from the coding sequence ATGATTGAAGAGAATGATGCAGAGCGACGCAGAGTGCAGCGACGCAGCGGAGAACTGTTTCGTCGCTATCTGGTTCGCCTGGAGCTGGATGATCTTGTACTCGAGGGACGCGCGCTCAATATTTCAGAGGGCGGGCTGGGGGTGCTGATTCCGGCGCAGGCGGCAGCGCCGGTTATCGGTCGCAGTCTGCGCGGATCGGTCAGTGCGCGCGGACTGCCGCTCCTGCATTTTGAGGGCGTGTTGCAGCATCTTGAGCCCTGGCAGCTCGACCCGCGCCTGGCCAGCGCCGGCATTCGCTTCCAGGGATCGTACGACATTCCAGTGGAGCTGATTGCAGCGGCGCTCGATCAGGAGCACAAAGAAGAGCGGACCTGA
- a CDS encoding class I SAM-dependent methyltransferase has protein sequence MTVSTQDYGPDPQAIRETDRYRQEYIRSFVAKWDELIDWKQRARSEGNFFIDVLRKRGASKILDVATGTGFHSVRLWEAGFEVTSADGSAEMLARAFENGVRRGLVLRTVQADWRWLNRDVHGKYDAVICLGNSFTHLFSERDRRKTLAEFYAALRHDGVLIIDQRNYDGILDHGFTSKHIYYYCGENVRAEPEYVDDGLARFRYSFPDGATFHLNMFPLRRTYLTRLLGEVGFQKVTTYADFQESRRQTDPDFFIHVAEKFYEPDGEEPIDQTLRNKGEVQ, from the coding sequence ATGACAGTATCAACTCAGGACTACGGCCCCGACCCGCAGGCGATTCGAGAAACGGATCGCTACCGCCAGGAATACATTCGCAGCTTTGTCGCCAAGTGGGACGAGTTGATTGACTGGAAGCAGCGGGCGCGAAGCGAGGGCAACTTCTTCATTGATGTGCTGCGCAAACGCGGCGCCAGCAAGATTCTTGATGTCGCCACTGGCACAGGCTTTCACTCGGTGCGATTGTGGGAGGCGGGCTTTGAGGTTACCAGCGCCGATGGCAGCGCCGAAATGCTGGCGCGCGCCTTTGAAAATGGCGTTCGTCGCGGCCTGGTGTTGCGTACGGTGCAGGCCGACTGGCGCTGGTTGAACCGGGATGTCCACGGCAAGTACGATGCCGTGATTTGCCTCGGCAATTCCTTCACACACCTTTTCTCTGAGCGCGATCGACGCAAAACCCTTGCGGAATTTTACGCAGCGCTGCGACACGATGGCGTCCTGATCATTGATCAACGCAACTACGACGGCATTCTTGATCATGGCTTCACTTCGAAGCATATCTACTATTACTGTGGCGAGAATGTGCGCGCTGAACCGGAGTATGTGGACGACGGACTGGCTCGTTTCCGCTATTCCTTCCCGGATGGCGCCACCTTTCACCTGAACATGTTCCCCCTGCGACGCACTTACCTGACGCGACTGCTGGGCGAAGTTGGCTTTCAAAAAGTAACAACCTACGCTGACTTTCAAGAATCGCGGCGGCAGACCGACCCCGACTTTTTCATTCATGTTGCTGAGAAATTCTACGAACCGGATGGCGAGGAACCAATCGACCAGACGCTGCGCAACAAAGGAGAAGTGCAGTGA
- a CDS encoding pyridoxal phosphate-dependent aminotransferase, whose protein sequence is MRMNIVHIGAGELNYEIRQIVEVAGRVQQISGRQIFWENIGDPVQKGEQLPQWIKDIVAAAVQSNATYSYSPTRGMAETREFLAARSNALGGAQISPEDILFFNGLGDAVNKVYYMLRREARVIGPSPAYPTHSSAEASHAGYPPITYNLDPQRGWMPDLDELRNKVKYNESIAGIMIINPDNPTGAVFPRDVVAEMVEIARQYRLFIVADEIYMNMVFNRQQQYAPLAQVIGDVPAISLKGISKEIPWPGSRCGWMQVYNQEAHPIFKKYIKSILDAKMLEVCSTTLPQTVIPQILGDARYPAWQEERNAFFQRRSKRAAEIFARCPGVVVNPPDGAFYLSVVFSAELHSKMHLKIADESMRRYIDSVTPADAAPDRRFVYQLLGSRNICVVPLSSFVTSLMGFRCTLLERDDQRFDQIYNSIVDAIQEFLQS, encoded by the coding sequence ATGCGCATGAACATAGTCCACATTGGCGCCGGCGAGCTCAACTACGAGATCCGGCAAATCGTTGAGGTAGCTGGCAGAGTCCAGCAAATCAGCGGGCGGCAGATCTTCTGGGAAAACATTGGCGATCCCGTACAGAAGGGCGAACAACTGCCGCAGTGGATCAAGGACATCGTCGCCGCCGCCGTGCAGAGCAACGCCACCTATTCCTACAGCCCGACGCGCGGCATGGCCGAGACGCGCGAATTTCTGGCCGCCCGTTCCAACGCCCTTGGCGGCGCTCAGATCAGCCCCGAGGATATTCTGTTTTTCAACGGCCTTGGCGACGCGGTGAACAAGGTTTACTACATGTTGCGTCGCGAGGCGCGCGTCATCGGTCCTTCGCCTGCTTATCCCACGCATTCCTCGGCGGAGGCAAGCCATGCCGGCTATCCGCCAATCACTTACAACCTGGACCCCCAGCGCGGCTGGATGCCCGATCTGGATGAGCTGCGCAACAAAGTAAAGTACAATGAAAGCATAGCCGGCATTATGATCATCAATCCGGATAATCCGACCGGCGCCGTATTTCCGCGCGATGTCGTAGCCGAAATGGTGGAAATCGCCCGCCAGTATCGTCTGTTCATCGTTGCCGACGAGATTTACATGAACATGGTCTTCAACCGTCAGCAGCAATACGCGCCGCTGGCTCAGGTGATTGGCGATGTTCCAGCCATTTCGCTGAAGGGGATCTCCAAGGAAATTCCGTGGCCAGGATCGCGGTGCGGCTGGATGCAAGTCTACAATCAAGAAGCGCATCCAATATTTAAGAAGTATATAAAGTCGATTCTAGATGCAAAGATGCTGGAGGTCTGTTCAACGACCCTGCCGCAGACGGTGATCCCACAGATCCTGGGCGACGCTCGCTATCCGGCCTGGCAGGAAGAACGCAACGCCTTCTTCCAGAGGCGTTCAAAACGCGCAGCGGAAATCTTTGCCCGCTGCCCTGGCGTGGTAGTCAATCCCCCGGATGGCGCTTTTTATTTGAGCGTGGTCTTCAGCGCCGAGCTGCACTCAAAGATGCATTTGAAAATTGCCGACGAAAGCATGCGTCGCTACATCGATAGCGTGACGCCCGCCGATGCGGCGCCCGATCGCCGCTTTGTCTATCAGTTGCTGGGTTCGCGCAATATCTGCGTCGTCCCGCTCAGCTCCTTTGTTACCAGTTTGATGGGATTCCGCTGCACCCTGCTGGAACGGGATGATCAGCGCTTCGATCAAATTTACAATTCGATCGTTGACGCCATTCAGGAATTCCTGCAATCCTGA
- a CDS encoding decaprenyl-phosphate phosphoribosyltransferase — MSKIKSILLMMRPHQWVKSSFVFTGLIFGHRWHEAHTIVLTVAAAGAFSLASSGMYVINDLRDAAHDREHPVKRKRPIASGAVGPAPAGAISAILLLAAAGIAVWIGWQAALLLALYVAMNLGYSYGLKHVVILDVFVISLGFMLRILMGTIGIGIEPSHWLLFCGLAMTLFLGFCKRRAELLQAANAGGKTRRVLEHYSSQLLDLMIAVTSACAILSYSLYTIDDRTIVIHRTAQLIYTAPLVIYAIFRYLYLMYRQGGGEDTARDIFRDLHILGAIALWGALVLYLTWF, encoded by the coding sequence ATGTCAAAGATCAAGTCAATTCTCTTGATGATGCGACCCCATCAGTGGGTCAAGAGCAGCTTCGTTTTTACCGGTTTGATCTTTGGTCATCGCTGGCACGAAGCCCATACCATTGTGCTTACTGTAGCGGCGGCCGGCGCCTTTTCCCTGGCCTCCAGCGGCATGTACGTCATCAATGATCTGCGCGACGCCGCTCACGATCGAGAACATCCGGTCAAACGAAAGCGCCCGATTGCGTCCGGCGCTGTGGGCCCGGCGCCAGCCGGCGCAATTTCGGCCATCTTGCTGCTGGCGGCGGCGGGCATTGCCGTATGGATCGGCTGGCAGGCGGCATTGCTGCTGGCCCTCTACGTTGCGATGAACCTGGGCTATTCCTATGGCCTGAAGCACGTTGTGATTCTCGATGTCTTTGTGATATCGCTGGGTTTTATGCTGCGCATCCTGATGGGTACGATTGGCATCGGCATTGAGCCCTCGCACTGGCTGCTATTTTGCGGCCTGGCCATGACGCTGTTTCTGGGCTTCTGCAAGCGCCGCGCTGAGTTGCTGCAGGCGGCGAATGCGGGCGGTAAGACGCGTCGCGTTCTGGAGCACTACAGTTCGCAGTTGCTGGATCTGATGATAGCCGTCACTTCGGCCTGCGCCATTCTCAGCTACAGCCTGTACACAATTGATGATCGTACGATTGTGATCCATCGCACCGCGCAGCTGATCTATACTGCGCCGCTGGTCATCTACGCTATCTTTCGCTACCTGTATCTGATGTACCGCCAGGGCGGCGGCGAAGATACGGCGCGCGATATCTTTCGCGATCTGCACATCCTGGGCGCCATTGCGCTGTGGGGCGCACTGGTGCTCTATCTGACCTGGTTTTGA